The Nitrospirota bacterium genome contains the following window.
ACTGCATACTGATATATTTCATCTATGTCAGGCATCTCTTCCCTGTCAACCTTAATACTCACAAAATCCCTGTTCATTAATTCCGCTATCTCTGCATTCTCGAACGACTCTCTCTCCATTACATGACACCAGTGGCATGCGGAATATCCTATGCTCAGGAGGATTGGTTTACCTTCTGCTTCGGCCTTCTGAAAGGCCTCATCTCCCCACGGATACCAGTCTACTGGATTATGGGCATGTTGAAGAAGATACGGGCTTGTTTCATTGATCAGCCTGTTTGTGTATTTATGTTGAGCCATAGATTGCCTTTATGCCTCCATTCCTGAATATTTCTCAAACAACCTTAACATAAGGGCAAGAAGCAATGGCCCCAGGAAAACCCCTAAAAGACCAAAAGCCGACATGCCCCCGACTATCCCGATAAATGAGAGGACAACATGAAAACCAAGCCTCTTGCTTATAAAATAGGGTCTCAGGATATTATCTATCATACCAACTGCAAGCAGGCCCCATATAATGAGAAAGACCCCTTTACCTATCATACCATAATAGATGAGATAGATGGCAGCAGGACCCCATACAAGGGCAGTCCCTGCAAACGGGATGATCGCCAGGATGAACATGACAGCGCCAAACAGCACCGGCGCAGGAAGACCTGTGATCCAGAAGCCGAATCCACCCAGAACACCCTGCAGCATTGCAGTAAAGATAACACCATATATAACAGCGCTGATGACTCCGCCGGTTTCTCTGACGAACACGTCAATATCTTCAGCCGGTATAAGTGCGGAATTTCTGAGCTTTTCTATGAAACTCTCTCCGTCACGGAAGATAAAATATAATATCATGACAGTAAAAGCCATCTGAAAGATGACAGACAGGGCATTGCCGCCTACAGATCCGGCATAACTGACCAAGACCTTACCAACGTCGTCAACACTTGCTATTAATTTCTGCCTCAAACTGTCGTCATGAAAAGGGATAAGATGTGATAACCGGTTAAGGATCAGAGGCATCTGTGGGTAGATCTTTTCATAAACATTAGTTATCTGTGTCACAAGAGACATCAACAGAAACGCAGAAGGGACAAGAAAAAAAAGGAGCACACCGACGACAGCGATAAGAGAACTCAGCGAACCTCTGCCTCCAAGCCAGTAACGAATCTTTTTATTTACAGGCCAAAAGGTCACTCCTGCAATAGCCGCCCAAATGATAGACTCATAAAACGGCTTAAAGACTTCGTGTGCACCATATAATATGAGGACTACAATGGCAACAAATATTATAAGGGCAATTCTTTTACGGCTTATCTTCACGGAACCTCCTTATGATGTCAAAAGTAGGGTAGCAGATGCAATTTGAAATTACAATTACTTGTCCCGTTGATCCCAGGCATCACAAAAGGTCAAGAATATCCGGAATGATAGGAGGAAAAGACAGGAGACGATATATTCGAGTAATCTCTTATTACAATATTTTGCATCATGTCTCTTTATCTTGACAATAGATATGGCATGGTTTATGCTCCCTTTAATGTTTTCTTTGCTCTATATAAAAGGCGTATAGTATACATACGTGAGGACAATATATAACTTCTTCAGTTCTATCAAATTAGCTATTGCGATCTTTCTCATATTAGCCTCAGGTTCGATTGCAGGGACGCTGATTGAACAGAATTTAAGTCCGGAACAATACATAACACGCTACGGTGAAAATTGGTACAAATGGATACATGCCGTCAGCCTGTCAGATGTTTACCATAGCTGGTGGTTCTCTGGCATGCTTGTTCTTCTTGCAGTAAACCTTGCCGTCTGCTTCTCAAAGAGAGTCCCTTCAATCTGGCGTGCATATTCGTCAGTAGACTGTGATTTTACCCATAATCTTGTCCTGAACTTTAAGCATAACACTATTATTCCATTTCAGGGTGATATGGATGATGCAGGAAGGAAAGTAGAAGCGTCCCTGAAAGGGAGAAAATATAA
Protein-coding sequences here:
- a CDS encoding AI-2E family transporter gives rise to the protein MKISRKRIALIIFVAIVVLILYGAHEVFKPFYESIIWAAIAGVTFWPVNKKIRYWLGGRGSLSSLIAVVGVLLFFLVPSAFLLMSLVTQITNVYEKIYPQMPLILNRLSHLIPFHDDSLRQKLIASVDDVGKVLVSYAGSVGGNALSVIFQMAFTVMILYFIFRDGESFIEKLRNSALIPAEDIDVFVRETGGVISAVIYGVIFTAMLQGVLGGFGFWITGLPAPVLFGAVMFILAIIPFAGTALVWGPAAIYLIYYGMIGKGVFLIIWGLLAVGMIDNILRPYFISKRLGFHVVLSFIGIVGGMSAFGLLGVFLGPLLLALMLRLFEKYSGMEA